A single region of the Pseudomonas granadensis genome encodes:
- a CDS encoding transcriptional regulator gives MTTYNWDLIERLLHEVQNSAGHSFTPRPYAEEHAANMAASGEPVENLDHLKTQACQYEKLLLERGFIEPRPEDEGGNGENFVLTPRGASLLSLIDSSIPGNDHPRQVLDEQEDALDELTFDEVASKAQIA, from the coding sequence ATGACCACATACAATTGGGATTTGATTGAACGCTTGCTGCATGAAGTTCAGAACAGCGCCGGACACAGTTTCACGCCGCGCCCCTATGCCGAGGAGCACGCCGCGAATATGGCGGCGTCGGGTGAGCCGGTGGAAAACCTGGATCATTTGAAAACGCAGGCGTGCCAATACGAGAAATTGCTGCTGGAACGCGGTTTCATCGAGCCACGGCCTGAGGACGAGGGCGGCAACGGCGAAAACTTCGTCCTGACCCCGCGCGGTGCGAGCCTGCTCAGCCTGATCGACAGCAGCATTCCGGGCAATGACCACCCGCGTCAGGTGCTGGATGAGCAGGAGGATGCTCTGGATGAGTTGACGTTTGATGAAGTGGCGTCCAAGGCCCAGATTGCCTGA
- a CDS encoding DUF6279 family lipoprotein, which produces MSRWFKHIAALLIFTLALGACSRVGLAYRNLDVIIPWTLGDYLDMNGEQKDWFNERLREHLSWHCTTQLPGYLDWLDRLQSMVKSNQVTDAALQERTAEAKQAIAQTAREITPSAIELLQGLDDKQVAEMNDAFAKDLRKRQKEYVEPPVAQQIKERGERMEKRLGDWLGPLSDRQKQRVAQWSAALGDQNTQWIANRAHWQQQFSAAVAQRQSPEFAQRIETLLVNRERLWTADYRKAYANTEAQGRALAVDLMADSTPQQRERLLKKIEGVRKDFNDLKCLKGAKKP; this is translated from the coding sequence ATGTCTCGCTGGTTCAAACACATCGCCGCTCTATTGATCTTCACCCTCGCCCTCGGCGCCTGTAGCCGTGTCGGCCTGGCCTACCGCAATCTCGACGTGATCATTCCGTGGACGCTCGGCGATTACCTGGATATGAACGGCGAGCAGAAAGACTGGTTCAACGAACGGCTCAGGGAACATCTGAGCTGGCACTGCACCACGCAACTGCCCGGTTATCTGGATTGGCTCGATCGCCTGCAAAGCATGGTTAAAAGCAACCAGGTCACCGACGCCGCCCTGCAGGAACGCACCGCCGAAGCCAAACAGGCGATCGCCCAGACCGCTCGGGAAATCACGCCGTCGGCCATCGAGCTGCTGCAGGGTCTGGATGACAAACAGGTAGCGGAAATGAACGACGCCTTCGCCAAGGACTTGCGCAAGCGCCAGAAGGAATATGTCGAGCCGCCTGTCGCGCAACAGATCAAGGAACGCGGCGAGCGCATGGAAAAACGCCTCGGCGACTGGCTCGGCCCACTCAGCGACAGGCAAAAACAACGGGTGGCGCAGTGGTCCGCGGCGCTAGGCGATCAGAACACCCAATGGATCGCCAACCGCGCCCATTGGCAGCAGCAATTCAGCGCCGCCGTGGCACAGCGCCAGAGCCCTGAGTTCGCCCAACGCATCGAGACGCTGCTGGTCAACCGTGAGCGTTTATGGACGGCGGACTACCGCAAGGCCTACGCCAACACCGAAGCACAGGGCCGCGCGCTGGCGGTGGACCTGATGGCCGACAGCACGCCGCAGCAGCGTGAACGCTTGTTGAAAAAAATCGAGGGCGTGCGTAAGGATTTCAACGACCTGAAGTGCCTGAAGGGCGCAAAGAAACCCTGA
- a CDS encoding TorF family putative porin — protein sequence MRPSSCLLLVSLFASASAPAQVFQRELGDFDLKLGTTPSRSMAQGLVKPAAVGSFHGGLDLSHDSGLYVGQYAPSMGLTPGKDLEIDSYVGFKQPFDQVLGYEVGMIHYSYPSVDTLDSQELFGGLTLLGSRFGVALSNDPDKQNNTLFADLGGNQPFGIGVSMKYTTHQLNTPVAVDGGYVSSFTDWSVKLSRPFMGVDLDLIYSNSSLSGDDCSAYSGHNSQCDGLVTLKAARAFY from the coding sequence ATGCGCCCATCTTCCTGTTTATTGCTCGTCAGCCTCTTCGCCAGCGCGTCCGCGCCTGCGCAGGTGTTTCAGCGTGAACTGGGCGACTTCGACCTCAAACTCGGCACTACGCCGAGCCGCAGCATGGCCCAGGGCCTGGTCAAACCGGCGGCGGTCGGCTCGTTCCACGGCGGCCTCGATCTGAGCCACGACAGCGGTCTGTATGTCGGCCAGTACGCACCGAGCATGGGCCTGACGCCGGGCAAGGATCTGGAAATCGATTCCTACGTCGGCTTCAAACAACCTTTCGATCAGGTCCTCGGCTACGAGGTCGGCATGATCCACTACAGCTATCCCAGCGTGGACACCCTCGACAGTCAGGAACTGTTTGGCGGCCTGACCCTGCTCGGCAGCCGTTTCGGCGTGGCCCTCAGCAACGACCCGGACAAACAGAACAACACCCTGTTTGCCGACCTCGGCGGCAATCAGCCGTTCGGCATCGGCGTCAGCATGAAATACACCACGCACCAATTGAACACGCCGGTGGCGGTGGACGGCGGCTACGTCAGCAGTTTCACCGACTGGTCGGTGAAGTTGTCGCGGCCGTTCATGGGCGTCGACCTCGACCTGATCTACAGCAATTCCAGCCTCAGCGGCGACGATTGCTCGGCCTATTCCGGGCACAACAGCCAGTGCGACGGCCTCGTCACCCTGAAAGCCGCACGCGCGTTCTATTGA
- a CDS encoding CvfB family protein: MALVGRYNSLQVVKHTNFGLYLDGGADGEILLPNRYIPKDIPSEDEDWLNVFVYLDSEDKLLATTEKPKVQVGEFASLKVVEVNSIGVFLDWGLPKDLLLPYSEEKRQMTAGEYCVVHVYLDKHTRRITATARLDRYLDKTPANYSPGQEVDLLVAEATDMGFKAIINNKHWGLIHKNEIFKFMRAGMLEKGYIKEVRADGKIALSLQPVGQEAASSLSSKILAKLRDNSGTLAVSDKSDPALISSLFGVSKGNFKKAIGSLYKEGKIVIHADRIELT, translated from the coding sequence ATGGCTTTAGTCGGGCGTTACAACAGTTTGCAAGTGGTTAAACACACTAACTTCGGTTTATATCTGGATGGCGGTGCCGACGGCGAAATCCTTCTGCCCAACCGTTATATCCCCAAGGATATTCCCAGCGAAGATGAAGATTGGCTCAATGTTTTTGTTTATCTGGACAGCGAAGACAAATTGCTCGCGACCACAGAAAAACCGAAAGTCCAGGTCGGCGAGTTTGCCAGCCTGAAAGTCGTTGAGGTCAACAGCATCGGTGTGTTCCTCGACTGGGGTCTGCCCAAGGATCTGTTGCTGCCGTACTCCGAAGAAAAACGACAGATGACCGCCGGCGAATATTGCGTGGTGCACGTCTACCTCGACAAGCACACCCGCCGCATCACCGCCACGGCGCGTCTGGATCGCTACCTCGACAAGACCCCGGCCAACTACAGCCCGGGCCAGGAAGTCGACCTGCTGGTGGCCGAAGCCACCGACATGGGCTTCAAGGCAATCATCAATAACAAGCACTGGGGTCTGATTCACAAGAACGAGATCTTCAAGTTCATGCGCGCCGGCATGCTCGAGAAGGGTTACATCAAGGAAGTGCGTGCCGACGGCAAGATAGCCCTGAGCCTGCAACCGGTAGGGCAGGAAGCGGCCAGCAGCCTGAGTTCAAAGATTCTTGCCAAATTGCGCGACAACAGCGGCACGCTCGCAGTCAGCGATAAAAGCGATCCGGCGCTGATCAGCAGCCTGTTCGGCGTGAGCAAAGGCAACTTCAAGAAGGCTATCGGTTCGCTGTACAAGGAAGGCAAGATTGTCATCCATGCCGATCGCATTGAACTAACCTGA
- a CDS encoding DUF2177 family protein, protein MKKTLIAYVATLLTFLLLDGVWLGLLMAPTYRELLGPLMLDKPLLIPAAVFYCLYVIGCVVFVVLPALTWQRAAKMGALLGLVAYGTYDLTNWATLRGWSVQVSLMDWAWGTFATAVACAVGFFLANRLGHTDR, encoded by the coding sequence ATGAAAAAAACGCTGATCGCTTACGTCGCCACGCTGCTGACGTTTCTTTTGCTCGACGGCGTCTGGCTCGGCCTGTTGATGGCGCCGACCTATCGCGAACTGCTCGGTCCGCTGATGCTCGACAAACCGCTGCTGATCCCCGCAGCGGTTTTTTATTGCCTGTACGTTATTGGTTGCGTGGTGTTTGTGGTGTTGCCGGCCCTCACTTGGCAGCGTGCGGCGAAGATGGGCGCGTTGCTCGGGCTGGTGGCGTATGGCACGTACGACCTGACCAACTGGGCGACGTTGCGCGGCTGGTCGGTGCAGGTGAGTCTGATGGACTGGGCGTGGGGGACGTTTGCCACGGCGGTGGCCTGTGCGGTGGGGTTTTTTTTGGCGAATCGATTGGGTCATACAGATCGGTAA
- a CDS encoding DMT family transporter, producing the protein MSVERRNADSFALQVMIGLCLIWGVQQVLIKWAAPDIAPVMQAAARSGISALLVGLLICWKGGWGQVGNTWRGGLLAGALFGLEFLFIAEGLQLTTAAHMSVFLYTAPIFTALGVHFLLASERLRPLQWLGILLAFIGIAIAFAGGVSWDNLDRRMLLGDAFGVLAGACWGATTVVVRASRLSEAPVTLTLFYQLIVGFLGLLLIALFSGQITHVSLTTVAIASVLFQGLIVSFFSYLVWFWLLRRYLAANLAVFSFMTPLFGVTFGVLLLGEQLTLNFVLGAVLVLLGITFVSAEQWLRRRLRSALGQR; encoded by the coding sequence GTGAGTGTCGAGCGGCGCAATGCCGATAGCTTTGCCCTGCAAGTGATGATTGGCCTGTGCCTGATCTGGGGTGTACAGCAAGTGCTGATCAAGTGGGCGGCGCCGGATATCGCACCGGTGATGCAGGCGGCGGCGCGTTCGGGGATTTCCGCATTGCTGGTCGGCTTGCTGATCTGCTGGAAGGGCGGTTGGGGTCAGGTCGGCAACACCTGGCGCGGCGGCTTGCTGGCCGGTGCGCTGTTCGGTCTGGAGTTTCTGTTTATCGCCGAAGGCCTGCAACTGACCACCGCCGCGCACATGTCGGTATTCCTCTATACCGCGCCGATTTTCACCGCGCTCGGTGTGCACTTTCTCCTGGCCAGTGAGCGCCTGCGACCGTTGCAATGGCTGGGGATTCTGCTCGCGTTCATCGGTATCGCGATCGCCTTCGCGGGCGGCGTGTCGTGGGATAACCTCGATCGACGCATGCTGTTGGGCGATGCGTTTGGCGTACTGGCCGGCGCCTGTTGGGGCGCGACCACGGTGGTGGTGCGCGCTTCGCGGCTGTCGGAAGCGCCGGTGACGTTGACGCTCTTTTATCAGTTGATCGTCGGCTTCCTTGGCCTGTTGCTGATTGCGCTGTTCAGCGGCCAGATTACCCACGTCAGCCTGACCACCGTGGCAATCGCCAGTGTGCTGTTTCAAGGATTGATCGTATCGTTCTTCAGTTATCTGGTCTGGTTCTGGCTGCTGCGTCGTTATCTGGCGGCGAATCTGGCGGTGTTTTCGTTCATGACGCCGCTGTTCGGGGTGACCTTTGGCGTGTTGCTGCTGGGCGAACAACTGACGCTGAATTTCGTTCTCGGCGCCGTGCTGGTGCTGCTCGGCATCACCTTCGTCAGCGCCGAGCAGTGGCTGCGTCGGCGTTTGCGCAGCGCGCTGGGCCAGCGCTAG
- a CDS encoding MFS transporter, with protein MSPLIRLSACFVALMMAMGIGRFALTPQMPHLLSEGQIDLTGAGLIAAANYLGYLLGAVDAMFAHRPQQVQRRLHGGLWLCVVLTLASFWADGFWAHLLLRFGTGVASAWVLVMITTLSQPLAVAAGRPRLGALVFAGPGLGIFLTGLLALVSHGLQQTSATLWLIYAAAALVMMLSVWRLLPTPVATVAVAAPASSSANRGIGRLALIYALYGIGYIIPATFLSQMANAQFDGRWQADLFWPCFGLAAALGVLLVSLRRHDPQTTRHWLMATLWLQAGGVFACLLGSGVGLGLGVILCGTPFLACMQLVMQRSRELAPHATQRNAGLLTACFAVGQLSGPLLAALSSHFSGGLQPALVIAACGLLIAGGLAMQASSAGPARCANADAATARR; from the coding sequence ATGTCGCCTCTGATTCGCTTATCCGCCTGCTTCGTTGCCCTGATGATGGCCATGGGTATCGGCCGTTTCGCCCTGACCCCGCAAATGCCCCACCTGCTCAGCGAAGGGCAGATCGACCTGACGGGCGCCGGTCTGATCGCCGCGGCCAACTACCTCGGTTATCTGCTCGGCGCGGTGGATGCGATGTTCGCGCATCGTCCGCAGCAAGTGCAGCGACGCCTGCACGGTGGCTTGTGGCTCTGCGTGGTGCTGACGCTGGCGTCGTTCTGGGCGGACGGTTTCTGGGCGCACTTGCTGTTGCGCTTCGGCACCGGGGTGGCGAGTGCCTGGGTGCTGGTGATGATTACCACGTTGAGTCAACCGTTGGCCGTGGCGGCAGGCCGACCACGGCTGGGCGCACTGGTATTCGCCGGACCGGGGCTGGGGATTTTTCTTACCGGTTTACTGGCTTTGGTCTCGCATGGATTGCAGCAGACGTCGGCGACGTTATGGCTGATTTATGCCGCCGCCGCGCTGGTCATGATGTTGAGCGTCTGGCGCCTGTTGCCAACGCCTGTCGCCACGGTTGCAGTGGCTGCGCCTGCATCGAGCTCGGCGAATCGCGGCATCGGTCGTCTGGCACTGATTTATGCGCTGTACGGGATTGGTTACATCATTCCCGCGACCTTTCTCTCGCAAATGGCCAATGCGCAATTTGACGGGCGATGGCAGGCCGATCTGTTCTGGCCGTGCTTCGGTCTGGCGGCGGCGCTGGGGGTGCTGCTGGTCAGCCTGCGCCGTCACGATCCGCAAACCACGCGGCACTGGCTGATGGCAACGCTGTGGCTGCAAGCGGGCGGTGTATTCGCTTGCTTGCTGGGCAGCGGCGTCGGTCTCGGCCTTGGTGTGATCCTGTGCGGCACGCCGTTTCTGGCGTGCATGCAACTGGTGATGCAGCGCTCAAGGGAACTGGCGCCTCACGCCACTCAGCGCAACGCCGGTTTGCTCACTGCCTGCTTCGCCGTCGGCCAGCTCAGTGGCCCGTTGCTGGCGGCATTGAGCAGCCACTTCAGTGGTGGCCTGCAACCGGCGCTGGTGATCGCCGCTTGCGGCTTGCTGATCGCTGGCGGCCTGGCGATGCAGGCGTCTAGCGCTGGCCCAGCGCGCTGCGCAAACGCCGACGCAGCCACTGCTCGGCGCTGA
- the ptrR gene encoding putrescine utilization regulator PtrR translates to MEFSQLRIFQAVAEEGSITRAAERLHRVPSNLSTRLKQLEEQLGVELFVRERQRLQLSPAGKVLLDYTGKLFALRDQASAAVMGGQPAGDFVLGTMYSTAAIHLPELLARYHQQYPAVNLQVQAAPSGELLEGLLTGRLDAALVDGPLELAGLDGVPLCDERLVLITEPEHPPVRTALDVAGRAVFTFRQGCSYRMRLEAWFAHYHAAMGRAMEIESYQGMLACVIAGSGVALMAESMLASLPGRERVAVHPLAEPFVGATTWLMWRKGMLGANLNAWIDVQQAVYPAPVAQTRETA, encoded by the coding sequence GTGGAATTCAGTCAACTGCGAATCTTTCAGGCCGTCGCCGAGGAAGGTTCGATCACCCGCGCCGCCGAGCGCTTGCATCGGGTGCCGTCGAATCTGTCGACCCGGCTCAAACAGCTCGAAGAGCAATTGGGCGTCGAACTGTTCGTGCGTGAGCGTCAGCGGTTGCAGTTGTCGCCTGCGGGAAAAGTCCTGCTGGACTACACCGGCAAGCTGTTCGCCCTGCGCGATCAGGCCAGCGCGGCGGTGATGGGCGGGCAACCTGCCGGGGATTTTGTGCTCGGCACGATGTACAGCACGGCGGCGATTCATCTGCCCGAACTGCTGGCGCGCTATCACCAGCAATACCCGGCGGTGAATCTGCAAGTGCAGGCAGCGCCGAGCGGCGAGCTGCTGGAAGGTTTGCTCACCGGGCGCCTCGACGCTGCACTGGTCGACGGCCCGCTGGAGCTGGCCGGGCTCGACGGCGTGCCGCTGTGCGACGAGCGTCTGGTGTTGATTACCGAACCCGAACATCCGCCGGTGCGCACCGCCCTGGATGTCGCGGGGCGTGCGGTGTTCACTTTTCGTCAGGGCTGTTCGTACCGCATGCGCCTGGAAGCCTGGTTCGCCCATTACCACGCCGCGATGGGGCGGGCCATGGAGATCGAGTCGTATCAAGGCATGCTCGCCTGTGTGATTGCCGGCAGCGGCGTCGCGCTGATGGCCGAGTCGATGCTGGCCAGTTTGCCGGGCCGCGAGCGCGTCGCAGTGCATCCGCTGGCCGAGCCGTTCGTGGGTGCGACAACGTGGCTCATGTGGCGTAAAGGCATGCTTGGGGCCAATCTGAATGCCTGGATCGACGTGCAGCAGGCGGTCTATCCCGCGCCTGTGGCGCAAACCCGCGAAACAGCCTGA
- a CDS encoding PA1414 family protein has translation MKEKIQNWLHDLGVALGLIEPPMQPVPIRTDDEQRRRQPRRR, from the coding sequence ATGAAAGAGAAAATTCAAAACTGGCTGCACGATTTGGGTGTTGCGCTCGGCTTGATCGAACCGCCAATGCAACCTGTGCCGATTCGCACCGATGACGAGCAGCGCCGCCGCCAGCCACGTCGGCGTTAA
- a CDS encoding sodium:solute symporter has translation MALDLFVVLIYAAAMLILGYYGMRKAKTHEDYLVAGRNLGPSLYMGTMAATVLGGASTVGTVRLGYVHGISGFWLCAALGCGIVALNLFLAKPLLKLKVFTVTQVLEKRYNPMARTASATIMLAYALMIGVTSILAIGTVLQVLFGLPFWISVLLGGGIVVIYSTIGGMWSLTLTDIVQFGIQTVGLMFLLLPICLYRVGGWDQLVAQLPAASFNFTSIGWDTIITYFMIYFFGILIGQDIWQRVFTARSEKVARYAGTSAGIYCIVYGLVCALIGMAAHVLIPDLDNVNNAFAAIVKVSLPDGIRGLVIAAALAAMMSTASAGLLAASTTLTEDLLPKLRGGKQSNVAVSRLFTLLTGVAVLGIALVVNDVISALTLAYNLLVGGMLIPLMGAIFWKRATTAGAISAMTLGFITALVFMVKDGMDANTPIYYSLGVSLVSFVLVSLFSPRPAAVAPAI, from the coding sequence ATGGCTTTGGATTTATTCGTCGTACTCATCTACGCCGCCGCGATGCTGATACTCGGCTACTACGGCATGCGCAAGGCCAAGACCCACGAGGATTACCTGGTCGCCGGGCGTAACCTGGGGCCGTCGCTGTACATGGGCACCATGGCGGCTACCGTTCTGGGTGGCGCGTCCACCGTCGGCACCGTGCGGCTGGGTTACGTGCATGGCATTTCCGGGTTCTGGCTGTGTGCGGCACTGGGTTGCGGGATCGTCGCGCTGAACCTGTTCCTCGCCAAACCGCTGCTGAAGCTCAAGGTGTTCACCGTCACCCAGGTGCTGGAAAAGCGCTACAACCCGATGGCCCGCACCGCCAGCGCAACCATCATGCTCGCTTACGCGCTGATGATCGGCGTGACCTCGATTCTGGCGATCGGCACCGTGTTGCAAGTGCTGTTCGGCCTGCCCTTCTGGATCTCGGTGCTGCTGGGCGGCGGTATCGTGGTGATCTACTCGACCATCGGCGGCATGTGGTCGCTGACCCTGACCGACATCGTCCAGTTCGGCATCCAGACCGTCGGCCTGATGTTCCTGCTGCTGCCGATCTGCCTGTACCGCGTCGGTGGCTGGGATCAACTGGTGGCGCAATTGCCGGCAGCCAGCTTCAACTTCACCAGCATCGGCTGGGACACGATCATCACCTACTTCATGATCTACTTCTTCGGCATCCTCATCGGTCAGGACATCTGGCAGCGCGTGTTCACCGCCAGGAGCGAAAAGGTCGCCAGGTACGCCGGCACTTCGGCCGGGATCTACTGCATCGTCTACGGTCTGGTCTGCGCGCTGATCGGCATGGCCGCGCATGTGCTGATTCCGGATCTGGACAACGTCAACAACGCCTTCGCCGCCATCGTCAAAGTCTCGCTGCCGGACGGCATCCGTGGCCTGGTGATCGCTGCTGCACTGGCGGCGATGATGTCCACCGCCAGCGCCGGCCTGCTCGCCGCGTCCACCACGCTGACCGAAGACCTGCTGCCGAAACTGCGCGGCGGCAAACAGTCGAACGTTGCCGTCAGCCGTCTGTTCACCCTGCTGACCGGCGTGGCGGTGCTGGGCATCGCGCTGGTTGTCAATGATGTGATCAGCGCACTGACTTTGGCTTACAACCTGCTGGTGGGCGGCATGCTGATTCCGCTGATGGGGGCGATTTTCTGGAAACGCGCGACCACCGCCGGTGCGATCAGCGCCATGACGCTGGGCTTCATCACCGCGCTGGTGTTCATGGTCAAGGACGGCATGGACGCGAACACGCCGATCTATTACAGCCTCGGGGTCAGTCTGGTGAGCTTCGTGCTGGTCAGCCTGTTTTCGCCACGTCCGGCGGCTGTGGCGCCTGCGATCTGA
- a CDS encoding purine-cytosine permease family protein — MNNNNNEKSLSSIETNGVEQIPDHERDARPSDLFRLIFGGANTFATAVLGSFPVLFGLSFQAGVWAIVLGVVVGALILAPMGLFGPLNGTNNAVSSGAHFGVHGRIVGSFLSLLTAIAFFSLSVWSSGDALVGGAKRLLDLPETDLTLGLAYGLFALLVLTVCIYGFRFMLWVNRIAVWAASLLFLLGIFAFAPAFDSQYAGSVALGQAGFWAAFIGAALVAMSNPISFGAFLGDWSRYIPRATPKGQIMLAVIAAQLATLIPFLFGLATATIVAIKAPDYIAANNYVGGLLAVSPSWFFLPVCLIAVIGGMSTGTTSLYGTGLDMSSVFPRVLSRVKATLLIGVLSIAFIFIGRFAANLVQSVSTFAVLIITCTTPWMVIMIIGLVVRRGFYCPDDLQVFTRGEQGGRYWFSHGWNWRGLGAWIPSAAVGLCFVNLPGQFVGPLGELAGGIDISLPVTLGLALVVYLTLLKLFPEPREVFGPTDVRREAAIKPQLRQAA; from the coding sequence ATGAATAACAACAACAACGAAAAAAGCCTTAGCAGCATTGAAACCAACGGGGTCGAACAGATCCCGGATCATGAGCGCGACGCCCGACCCAGCGACCTGTTTCGCTTGATCTTCGGCGGCGCCAATACCTTTGCCACGGCGGTGCTGGGCAGTTTTCCGGTGCTGTTCGGTCTGTCGTTTCAGGCCGGCGTCTGGGCGATTGTCCTGGGTGTAGTGGTGGGTGCGCTGATTCTCGCGCCGATGGGCCTGTTCGGCCCGCTCAACGGCACTAACAACGCCGTGTCTTCCGGTGCGCACTTCGGCGTGCACGGGCGGATCGTCGGTTCCTTCTTGTCATTGCTGACCGCAATCGCGTTCTTCTCACTGTCGGTGTGGAGTTCGGGTGACGCGCTGGTCGGCGGCGCCAAACGCCTGCTCGATCTGCCGGAAACCGACCTGACCCTGGGCCTGGCCTACGGTTTGTTCGCGTTGCTGGTGCTGACCGTGTGCATCTACGGCTTCCGCTTCATGTTGTGGGTCAACCGCATTGCGGTGTGGGCCGCGAGCCTGTTGTTCCTGCTCGGGATCTTTGCCTTTGCGCCGGCGTTCGACAGCCAGTACGCCGGCAGCGTCGCGCTCGGTCAGGCCGGTTTCTGGGCGGCGTTCATTGGCGCGGCGCTGGTGGCGATGAGCAACCCGATTTCCTTCGGTGCGTTCCTCGGCGACTGGTCACGCTACATCCCACGGGCAACACCGAAGGGCCAGATCATGCTGGCGGTGATCGCGGCGCAACTGGCGACGCTGATTCCGTTCCTGTTCGGCCTTGCCACCGCGACCATCGTGGCGATCAAGGCCCCGGACTACATCGCTGCGAACAACTATGTCGGCGGCTTGCTGGCGGTATCGCCGAGCTGGTTCTTCCTGCCGGTGTGCCTGATCGCGGTGATCGGCGGCATGTCCACCGGCACCACCTCGCTGTATGGCACCGGGCTGGACATGTCCAGCGTGTTCCCGCGTGTGCTGTCACGGGTCAAGGCGACGTTGCTGATCGGCGTGCTGTCGATTGCCTTCATCTTCATCGGTCGTTTTGCCGCCAACCTGGTGCAGAGCGTGTCGACCTTCGCCGTGCTGATCATCACCTGCACCACGCCCTGGATGGTGATCATGATCATCGGCCTGGTGGTGCGTCGCGGCTTCTACTGCCCGGATGACCTGCAAGTGTTCACCCGTGGCGAACAGGGCGGGCGCTACTGGTTCAGCCACGGCTGGAACTGGCGGGGTCTGGGTGCGTGGATCCCGAGCGCGGCGGTCGGCCTGTGCTTCGTCAACCTGCCGGGGCAATTCGTCGGCCCGCTCGGTGAACTGGCGGGCGGCATCGACATCAGCCTGCCGGTGACCCTGGGCCTGGCGTTGGTGGTGTACCTGACACTGCTCAAGCTGTTCCCGGAACCGCGCGAAGTGTTCGGGCCGACCGATGTGCGCCGGGAAGCTGCAATAAAACCTCAACTGCGTCAGGCCGCCTGA
- a CDS encoding YybH family protein, producing MNERDQVLHAAAELVAAFARNDREAYFGAFSADASFVFYTLEQPLLSRDAWQALWDRWRHEDGFEVLSCTSSNAFVSLQGDVAVFIHDVATELRMQGEQHFSQERETIIFKKQASSLEQQGLWLACHEHLSAMPEGLPSP from the coding sequence ATGAACGAACGTGATCAGGTTCTGCACGCGGCCGCCGAATTGGTCGCCGCGTTCGCTCGCAACGACCGCGAAGCCTACTTCGGTGCGTTCAGCGCCGACGCGAGTTTCGTGTTTTACACCCTCGAACAGCCACTGCTGTCGCGCGACGCCTGGCAGGCGTTGTGGGACCGCTGGCGTCACGAGGATGGCTTCGAGGTGCTGTCGTGCACCTCGAGCAATGCCTTCGTCAGCCTGCAGGGTGACGTGGCGGTTTTCATTCATGACGTGGCCACCGAGCTGCGCATGCAAGGGGAGCAACACTTCAGCCAGGAGCGCGAGACGATTATTTTCAAAAAACAAGCGTCGAGCCTAGAACAACAAGGCCTATGGCTGGCCTGTCACGAACATTTGTCCGCAATGCCGGAAGGGCTGCCATCCCCTTAG
- the speB gene encoding agmatinase, whose translation MDKILHQPLGGNEMPRFGGIATMLRLPHVPTAAGLDAAFVGVPLDIGTSLRPGTRFGPRDIRTESVMIRPYNMATGAAPFDSLSVADIGDVAINTFNLLDAVRIIEEAYDNILEHNVIPMTLGGDHTITLPILRAIHKKHGKVGLVHIDAHADVNDHMFGEKIAHGTTFRRAVEEGLLDCDRVVQIGLRAQGYTADDFNWSRDQGFRVVQAEECWHKSLAPLMAEVREKVGGGPVYLSFDIDGIDPAWAPGTGTPEIGGLTTIQAIEIIRGCQGLDLIGCDLVEVSPAYDTTGNTSLLAANLLYEMLCVLPGVVHR comes from the coding sequence GTGGACAAGATTCTTCACCAACCACTGGGCGGCAACGAAATGCCGCGCTTCGGCGGCATCGCCACCATGCTCCGACTCCCCCACGTACCGACCGCTGCCGGTCTCGACGCGGCCTTCGTTGGCGTGCCGCTGGACATCGGCACTTCGCTGCGCCCCGGCACTCGTTTCGGGCCGCGCGACATCCGCACCGAATCGGTAATGATCCGCCCGTACAACATGGCCACCGGTGCTGCGCCGTTCGATTCGCTGTCGGTTGCCGACATCGGTGACGTGGCGATCAACACCTTCAACCTGCTCGACGCCGTGCGCATCATCGAAGAAGCCTACGACAACATCCTCGAGCACAACGTCATCCCGATGACTCTGGGTGGCGACCACACCATCACCCTGCCGATCCTGCGTGCGATTCACAAGAAGCACGGCAAGGTCGGCCTGGTGCATATCGATGCCCACGCCGATGTGAACGATCACATGTTCGGCGAGAAAATCGCCCACGGCACGACTTTCCGCCGCGCCGTAGAGGAAGGTTTGCTCGACTGCGACCGTGTGGTGCAGATCGGTTTGCGCGCGCAGGGTTACACCGCGGATGACTTCAACTGGAGCCGCGATCAGGGTTTCCGCGTGGTGCAGGCCGAAGAGTGCTGGCACAAGTCGCTGGCACCACTGATGGCCGAAGTGCGCGAGAAAGTCGGCGGCGGCCCGGTGTACCTGAGTTTCGATATCGACGGCATCGACCCGGCCTGGGCGCCTGGCACCGGCACCCCGGAAATCGGCGGTCTGACCACCATTCAGGCAATCGAGATCATCCGCGGCTGCCAGGGCCTCGACCTGATCGGTTGCGATCTGGTAGAAGTCTCGCCCGCTTATGACACCACCGGCAACACCTCGCTGCTGGCCGCCAACCTGCTGTACGAAATGCTCTGCGTACTGCCTGGCGTGGTCCATCGCTGA